The genome window ATTGAAAGACGAAAATTACTGAAAGAATCCCAGGATCACTCTGATATTGTACAGATTCATAAAAATACGGAACCCATCTTCATGATTGGAAGGGGTTATCTTGTCATCTTTGATACTTGGAAACTCCTGTTGCCCGGAGAATTTCTCCAAAATAGACAACATGATAATCCTTGAGAGGGTAATTCATTTCCAGTGAATCATCATAAAAGTTCTCCGGTTTGATTCGGTCTCTATACATGGTTTTACATTCTAAAATGAGTTCGGCTTCTTCAAAAGAGGGAGATCCGACCCTAAGAGATGCTAAAGGTGTCAGTCCTGATTCAGCGATTTTATCTTTGAACCGCCCGGAAATAGAACCCATAAGACTCATTGTATTTCTAAAGTCGTCAGGAAGGGCACAGAGTGTAAAGTCGGGATAGTTCTCCATAAACTCATAGGTATAGCGCCCGGGACGGACCACGACCTGAACAAAGGGCTTCTTCCACATAACCCCCAGACTCCCCCACCCCACGGTCATCGTATTGAATAGACCATCTTTGAGGTTTCCTGAGGTCAATAGAAGCCAGCTGTCTTTCCAAATGGCCGTTGGCTCCACACTCAATTCATTCACATCAATATTGGCTCTTGTCACAGATCTATTCCTTTATATTCATTTATCCGATTGAAGATTTTCTTCCAAAGGCTTATGGGTGTACTCATTTTCTCCCGTAGAAAAAGAAGCCACGGTCTGTCCACTGCCTAATAGTTTGTATTTGTAGATCATAAGACCTTCCATTCCAACTGGCCCCCGGGCATGGATCTTACTGGTACTGACACCAATTTCCGCCCCGAAGCCATAGCGAAACCCATCGCTGAAGCGGGTGGAACAATTCCAGAAAACACTCGAAGCGTCCACTCTGGCCATGAAGGCCGAGGAGCACTCTTTTGAGGCTGTCAGGATTGCATCGGTATGACCGGAACCGAAGGAATTGATGTGCTGCACCGCATCATCCAATGAATCCACGATTTTGATTGAGAGTTTATAATCAACATACTCTGTCGACCAGTCTTCCTCGCTGGCAGGGGCAACATCGATGATCTCACGGCATCGATCACAGCCAACAAGTTCTACGCTCTTCTCTTCCAAGACCTTCTGTAATCCGGGAAGGACGGAAGAAGCAATTTTTTTATGAACCAAGAGAGTCTCTACACTGTTACAGGCGGCAACATACTGAGTCTTGGAGTCTAGCACTATGGGATTAATGATCTGCAAATCCGCATCGTCATGAATATAGATATGGCAGATTCCATCAGAATGGCCGAGAACGGGAATACTGGAGTTCTCCATGATATACTTGACAAATGAGTTGGATCCCCGGGGGATAAGAAGGTCGATGTACTCATTCAACCTGAACATATCATTCACATCAGAACGGGTTTCGACTAGCTGAATCCAACCTGAAGGGAGGCCAGCCTTGACTGTCGAGTCATGTATAATCCGACTGAGGACCCGATTCGTCTCTGCCGCTTCAGACCCTCCTTTTAAGAGTAGAGCATTGCCGCTTTTCAGACAGAGCGATGAGATCTGAACCAGAGCATCCGGTCTTGATTCAAAGATGATGCCAACGACCCCGATGGGACAGCTGATACGGTAGAGATCCAATCCGGGAGAAAGTTCACGGGCCATCTGGGTCTCTCCCACAGGATCCTTCATGGAAACGAGGCTCCTGATTCCCTCAATAACCTGGGAAATTTTTTCATCTTCAAAAATGAGTCTTTTCAGAAGAGGCCCCGGCAGATCGGCCTTCTCACTCCTACGGTAATCTTCCCGATTGGCCTGAATGATTTCAGCCTTAGAGTCTTCAAGAGCGGCGGCCATGGCTTCCAGTGCTTTGTTCTTAAGATCGGAACTGACTGCAGCCAGTATTAAGGAGGCTTTTCTCGCCTCTTGCGCTCTATTCAGTATGGTCATAACCCTCTCCATTGTCTTCCTTGAATCCCCCATTTTTTTATCATAAAAAAGAGCATGTTTCAACGAGAATCAAACTCTTGTGATTCCAGTTCATCTTCAGAGGAATATCCCTTCGGCTTGACTGTCTTCACAATGAACCCCATCACAATAGTTCCTGTCAGTCCCAGAACAAGGAGTGTAAGGCGAAAGTGAAGATGGGAGATTCTGTAGGCGGACAGGCCGATCATGGACCACATCATCAGGATACTGATGAGTTTCACCCTGAGACTCATACCTTTGTCTTTGCTGTATTGGCGGAGATATTTCCCAAAGACTCTATTGGATTGGAGTTTGACATAGAGTGTTTCACTGCTCCTGAGAAAAAGCCCTGCCGATAAGAGAACAAAGGGAGTTGTGGGCAGTCCTGGTAGGATAATACCAATGCCTCCAAGGCCAAGGGATAAAAAACCAAGAAAGATGAGTAGTGGCTTTAACATAGGAACCTCCTGAAATCAGTATGGTTGGACAAATTTGTCATTTTATGTCTTTAAATGTCAGAACCGGAAAAGATCTTCCTGAAAGATTTGTCTCTATTGCTCTTGGTAAAATCGGTGAGACTATAGGCAAAATTTTCAAAATACTCCCTGTTGAGCCGTTTCCTGTCCACTTCCTCTTTAAGAATGGTTAAGGCTTCCAGGGGTTCCATGGCATTCCTATACATCCTTTCGTCGTTTGTGATGGCTTCATAAGAGTCGATGATAGCCAGGATCTGACCTATTTCTGAAATTTTTGTCAAACCATAAGGATACCCCTTGCCATCCAGCTTCTCATGATGCTCCAGAGTCCCAGGAATGGCACAGTGAACGGCAGGACTATTGGCTTGTAGGATCTCTGCCCCTAGAAGGGTATGACGCTTCATGGTTGAAAATTCCAAGTCTGTCAGCTGATTTACGGATGTCAGGATTTTCTGAGGGATTTCGGTTTTACCTATGTCATGAAACAACGCGGTTAAACCATACTCGACAGTTTTTTCAAATGTCTTTTTTGTAAAAAAACAATAACCCACTGTTAAAGCCATGACATTGATGGAATGAATGGTCGTTGTATAGTCAGAATGGGAGATCTTGGCGAGGTTCTTTATCACATCGGGCTGTTTGGAATAACTTTCAACAATGATATCGATCGTATCGGGTATGACCTCAAGACCTCCGGAACGGGGTTCGTGAAGGGTTTCATCAATGATGTTGATGAGGTTTTCCTTAACTTTATCAACGCCAACAGCCATGCTTTGGTCCAGATCCAGGCTGAATCCCTTTTGAACCTGTCTTAAGCATTTGCTCTTATCCTCCGGACGTATATAGAGATCACCCGTATAGGGTTTATCCTTGAGGCGAAGATCTGAAATCTCCATTCCCGAAGACTTGTAGAGAAGGATATTACCTGAAGATTTATTTCGGTAATAGAGATCTATGTCATCGTAGTACTTCAGATTGGATTTTCTGACCGGAATCCATTTCTCTCTTCGTATCGATATCATTTAAATATACCCTGTTAAATCCTCAAAATATTTACAATATACTAACTATAAACGAATCTTGTTAAAGGCTTCAAGAAATGCCGGAGACTCTCCTTGGGTCAATCATTGTCGGTCCCCATCGCTGGAAGAATCCCGGTATTCATGGGAGTTCTCCAAGGATTCAATAGAGGAGTGGGGATGGGTTCCTTTCGGGACCATATCCATTTCTGTTTCTCTTACATGATTGAACAAACCCGCATAAAATCCACTGCTGAGAAACATATAGTAGCCGAGCAGAAACCCAGAGAAGATGTTCAATGCATCATTTTCGACCCTGTAGAGGATTATAAAATTCAAAACCAGGGGTAAAAAACTGCAAATACCAAAAACAGCAAGAACTTTTTTCTTATTGAGCTCAAAAAGTATGCGGCTGAAAGTAACGGCTCTGAAATTACGGACATCCTTCATCAGAAAGAAATTCACAGAAGAGGAATACCGGATGAGGGAGATAAACCCTGTGATAGCGATCACAGGCAAAACAATATACAATTGAGTCAGAGGATCTATATGACTACTGCTCAAAAAGACACTGATCAGGGTGGCGGCAATGATGCCGGCGAGCATCAATGGAATCATACGCACAATCATGGCCAAGCTGGTCGTAATGTAAAAGGGAAGTTTTTTGAAGGCAGAGGCAACAAGGCTGTTATAATCATCACAGTCTTGATTCTTCACAAGCAAAATCAAGGAAATGTTCGGAACGGTGCCTAAAAGATTCAGCAATAACATCACAGGTAAAACCACAGCACTGCCACTGCTCAAGTGCCTCATCATATCTCCGGATCTTATGAGAATGAATGCATTGGTAGGAATATAAAAGATCGCCCAGATCAGCGTCATATAGGCTAAATGGGGCCTGATAATGTTCCAGGTAGAAACAAAAAGACCTTTGATATCCGAGTCTATTATAAATCCGTTCTCATATTTGAGCATCCTCTTTTATACCATATAAATCGAGTTTAGAACACTGCTACTCATCCTGAGAATTTGAGAATCCATCAAGAACCGCCCCTATTAATACTATTTTTATAATATTTATGAAACTTTCCGGTCCTAAATAGCTTATTTTATAAGAGAGTTGCTACAAAAAATAAAAATAAGTCAGGAGTATTTTATGTTCAGGATTTTCATATTGTTAATGCTATGGGGAGGATCGGCTCTCTATGCCGGGGGTCAGCAGGCGGATCAAGTTGGAGAAAGAAGCAAAGGCAGCGATGACCTTGAAAAAATTCTCTCTGACTCAAACCTTGAAGTTGCCACCTTTGCAGGAGGCTGTTTTTGGTGTACCGAATCTGATTTTGAACAAGTTCCGGGTGTCAGTGAAGTCATTTCCGGCTACTCAGGTGGTCAATTGGAGAACCCGAGCTATCAACAGGTATCTTCAGGGACAACAGGACATCTGGAAGTCATACAAATCTATTATGATCCCAAGAGAGTCAGCTTCAGCCAACTCCTGGATACACTGTGGAGGGTGATGGATCCCACCGATGGAGAAGGCTCCTTCGTAGACAGGGGCAATCAGTATACCAGCGCTGTATTCTACCATTCTGAAGAACAAAGAGCCCTCGCCGAAGCCTCCAAGAAGGCAATGAATGAGTCCGGCATTTTCAAAAAAGA of Oceanispirochaeta crateris contains these proteins:
- a CDS encoding flavin reductase family protein — translated: MTRANIDVNELSVEPTAIWKDSWLLLTSGNLKDGLFNTMTVGWGSLGVMWKKPFVQVVVRPGRYTYEFMENYPDFTLCALPDDFRNTMSLMGSISGRFKDKIAESGLTPLASLRVGSPSFEEAELILECKTMYRDRIKPENFYDDSLEMNYPLKDYHVVYFGEILRATGVSKYQR
- a CDS encoding glutamate-5-semialdehyde dehydrogenase, which translates into the protein MTILNRAQEARKASLILAAVSSDLKNKALEAMAAALEDSKAEIIQANREDYRRSEKADLPGPLLKRLIFEDEKISQVIEGIRSLVSMKDPVGETQMARELSPGLDLYRISCPIGVVGIIFESRPDALVQISSLCLKSGNALLLKGGSEAAETNRVLSRIIHDSTVKAGLPSGWIQLVETRSDVNDMFRLNEYIDLLIPRGSNSFVKYIMENSSIPVLGHSDGICHIYIHDDADLQIINPIVLDSKTQYVAACNSVETLLVHKKIASSVLPGLQKVLEEKSVELVGCDRCREIIDVAPASEEDWSTEYVDYKLSIKIVDSLDDAVQHINSFGSGHTDAILTASKECSSAFMARVDASSVFWNCSTRFSDGFRYGFGAEIGVSTSKIHARGPVGMEGLMIYKYKLLGSGQTVASFSTGENEYTHKPLEENLQSDK
- a CDS encoding YbaN family protein, with translation MLKPLLIFLGFLSLGLGGIGIILPGLPTTPFVLLSAGLFLRSSETLYVKLQSNRVFGKYLRQYSKDKGMSLRVKLISILMMWSMIGLSAYRISHLHFRLTLLVLGLTGTIVMGFIVKTVKPKGYSSEDELESQEFDSR
- a CDS encoding HD-GYP domain-containing protein codes for the protein MISIRREKWIPVRKSNLKYYDDIDLYYRNKSSGNILLYKSSGMEISDLRLKDKPYTGDLYIRPEDKSKCLRQVQKGFSLDLDQSMAVGVDKVKENLINIIDETLHEPRSGGLEVIPDTIDIIVESYSKQPDVIKNLAKISHSDYTTTIHSINVMALTVGYCFFTKKTFEKTVEYGLTALFHDIGKTEIPQKILTSVNQLTDLEFSTMKRHTLLGAEILQANSPAVHCAIPGTLEHHEKLDGKGYPYGLTKISEIGQILAIIDSYEAITNDERMYRNAMEPLEALTILKEEVDRKRLNREYFENFAYSLTDFTKSNRDKSFRKIFSGSDI